CGCATGGTGCCGACGTCTCCGGGCAGCCGGCCGGCGTCGGCGAGTGCGCGCCGGAGCAGGAACTCGATCTGGGCGTTGGTGCTGCGCAGCTCGTCGGAGGCCCAACGAGCCAGCGCGTCGTGCACCACAGGATCCAGCCGGAGCAGGATCTTCTTGCGTTCGGTCGCCATCGGGACTACTGGTACAGCGAGCCGGTGTTCACGACCGGCTGGGCATCACGGTCGCCGCACAGCACCACCAGCAGGTTGCTGACCATGGTCGCCTTGCGCTCCTCGTCGAGGTCGACCACGTTGTTCTCCGACAGCCGGTCCAGCGCGAGCTCGACCATGCCGACCGCGCCCTCGACGATCCGGGCCCGGGCCGCCACGATCGCGCCGGCCTGCTGGCGGCGCAGCATCGCCTGGGCGATCTCCGGCGCGTACGCCAGGTGGGTGATCCGGGACTCGATCACGTGCACGCCGGCCGCCTGGACGCGGACGCCGATCTCGGTCGACAAGGTCTCGGTGATCTCGTCGGTGCTGTCGCGCAGCGACAGGCCGCCTTCCTCGGTGTGCACGTCGTACGGGTAGGAGTTGGCGATGTGCCGGACCGCGGTCTCGGTCTGGATCGCGACGAACTCGACGAAGTCGTCCACCTCGAACAGCGCCTGCGCGGTGTCCTCGACCTGCCAGACCACCACCGCGGCGATCTCGATCGGGTTGCCGTCGGCATCGTTGACCTTGGCAACGGCCGTCTCGTGGTTGCGGATCCGGGTCGAGACCGGCTGCCGGACCGAGATCGGGTTCACCCAGCGCAGGCCGTCGGTGCGGATCGTCCCGGCGTACCGGCCGAGGATCTGCAGCACTCGCGCCCGGCCGGGCGACACCGGTGTCAGGCCGGCGGCCAGGATCACGCCGGCCACGAACAGCACGGAGGACACGATGATCAGTGCCAGGTTCTCTCCGCTGATCCCCACGATGAAGAGCACCACCGCGGCGATCACCAGCACGAGCGAGAGGCCGAGGACCGGCCAGCCGTTCAGGTCGCGTGCTGAGCGTTCGGTCACCTTGGGCTTGGGCATTTCCACCATCACGTCGACGTCAGCAGTCATCATCCACACTCCTCCGGGGTTCGATGTCTCGAAGGTAGCATAGTGATATCAGTTTTTGGAA
The Kribbella italica DNA segment above includes these coding regions:
- a CDS encoding SPFH domain-containing protein, with translation MMTADVDVMVEMPKPKVTERSARDLNGWPVLGLSLVLVIAAVVLFIVGISGENLALIIVSSVLFVAGVILAAGLTPVSPGRARVLQILGRYAGTIRTDGLRWVNPISVRQPVSTRIRNHETAVAKVNDADGNPIEIAAVVVWQVEDTAQALFEVDDFVEFVAIQTETAVRHIANSYPYDVHTEEGGLSLRDSTDEITETLSTEIGVRVQAAGVHVIESRITHLAYAPEIAQAMLRRQQAGAIVAARARIVEGAVGMVELALDRLSENNVVDLDEERKATMVSNLLVVLCGDRDAQPVVNTGSLYQ